From one Nonomuraea polychroma genomic stretch:
- a CDS encoding NUDIX hydrolase, whose product MTGFPLPAELAARAREILAGRVEPVPTRDAATVVILRDGVEVYLLRRKSTMAFAAGAYVFPGGSVDARDTDQAVAWAGPSPAEWGTVFHASERVARGLVCAAVRETFEESGVLLAGPGPDSVVADTTGDDWEADRLALIDRSLAFADFLARRGLVLRSDLLKPWAHWITPEIEQRRFDTRFFVAVLPEGQRTRDVGGEADQVAWRRPAEAIESAHRGEIFLMPPTYHTLSELSGYDSVAGVLAAHREIVTIMPRAVEIEGEMRLVTT is encoded by the coding sequence GTGACCGGATTTCCGCTTCCAGCCGAGCTTGCCGCGCGGGCCAGGGAGATTCTCGCCGGACGGGTGGAGCCGGTGCCCACACGGGACGCCGCCACGGTGGTGATTCTCAGGGATGGGGTCGAGGTCTATCTGCTGCGGCGTAAGTCGACCATGGCCTTCGCGGCGGGTGCGTACGTCTTCCCCGGCGGGTCGGTGGACGCCCGCGACACCGACCAGGCCGTGGCGTGGGCCGGGCCGTCGCCCGCGGAGTGGGGCACGGTGTTCCACGCGAGCGAGCGGGTCGCGCGCGGCCTGGTCTGCGCGGCCGTACGGGAGACGTTCGAGGAATCCGGCGTGCTGCTGGCCGGACCAGGCCCGGACTCCGTGGTCGCGGACACGACGGGGGACGACTGGGAGGCCGACCGGCTGGCGCTGATCGACCGGAGCCTGGCCTTCGCCGACTTCCTGGCCAGGCGCGGCCTGGTGCTCCGGTCGGACCTGCTCAAGCCCTGGGCGCACTGGATCACGCCGGAGATCGAGCAACGGCGCTTCGACACCCGGTTCTTCGTCGCCGTGTTGCCCGAGGGCCAGCGCACCCGCGACGTCGGCGGCGAGGCCGACCAGGTCGCGTGGCGGCGCCCGGCCGAGGCGATCGAGTCGGCGCACCGGGGGGAGATCTTCCTGATGCCGCCGACGTACCACACGCTGTCCGAGTTGTCGGGGTACGACAGCGTGGCCGGCGTCCTGGCCGCGCACCGGGAGATCGTGACCATCATGCCGCGGGCCGTGGAGATCGAGGGCGAGATGCGGCTGGTGACAACATGA
- a CDS encoding MBL fold metallo-hydrolase, protein MSGLHIPLDTPDGSRTEHAENLLAPNPSIMTLDGTNTWVIGAGEEVIVVDPGPDDDRHLRRVRDHLVGRRVTQILLTHGHFDHSGGAKSFAGMVHAPVRALDPRHRLGDEGLADGDVVTVAGLEIHVYGTPGHSFDSLCFWLPADRAMLTGDTVLGRGTTIIAQDGGLADYLRSLDRLRAAAEGLEAQALLPGHGPVLPDPIGALDGYIAHRRERLDQIRAAQAQGARTPREIVRIVYADVDRSLWAAAEMSVRAQLDYLERL, encoded by the coding sequence ATGAGCGGCCTGCATATTCCGCTGGACACGCCCGACGGCTCGCGTACGGAGCACGCCGAGAACCTGCTCGCCCCCAACCCGTCGATCATGACGCTCGACGGCACCAACACGTGGGTGATCGGCGCCGGCGAAGAGGTGATCGTCGTCGACCCCGGGCCGGACGACGACCGGCACCTGCGCCGCGTCCGTGACCACCTGGTAGGCCGCCGCGTCACCCAGATCCTGCTGACCCATGGGCACTTCGACCACAGCGGCGGCGCCAAGAGCTTCGCCGGGATGGTGCACGCCCCCGTACGCGCCCTGGACCCGCGCCACCGGCTCGGCGACGAGGGCCTGGCGGACGGCGACGTGGTGACCGTGGCCGGCCTGGAGATCCACGTGTACGGCACCCCGGGCCACTCGTTCGACTCGCTGTGCTTCTGGCTGCCCGCCGACCGGGCCATGCTGACCGGCGACACGGTGCTCGGCCGGGGCACCACGATCATCGCCCAGGACGGCGGCCTGGCCGACTACCTGCGCAGCCTCGACCGGCTCAGGGCGGCGGCGGAGGGCCTGGAGGCGCAGGCGCTGCTGCCCGGGCACGGCCCCGTGCTCCCGGACCCGATCGGGGCGCTGGACGGCTATATCGCGCACCGGCGCGAGCGGCTCGACCAGATCAGGGCGGCGCAGGCACAGGGCGCGCGCACGCCGCGCGAGATCGTCCGCATCGTGTACGCCGACGTCGACAGGTCACTCTGGGCGGCCGCCGAGATGTCGGTGCGGGCGCAGCTGGACTATCTGGAGCGGTTGTAG
- a CDS encoding Crp/Fnr family transcriptional regulator codes for MNTEDVLGKAPLFAALDRESAAALRTSITEVQLSKGQTLFHENETGDRLYVVLEGKIKLSRTAPDGRENLLSVLGPSEMFGELSLFDPRPRTATATALTEVRLAGLGHDDLRPWLTGRPEVALHLLRALAQRLRRTNDVLADLVFTDVPGRVAKQLLDLAERFGTRTEDGLRVHHDLTQEELAQLVGASRETVNKALADFAQRGWLRIEAKAVVILDMDRLYNRSR; via the coding sequence GTGAACACCGAAGATGTGCTGGGCAAGGCCCCCCTGTTCGCCGCGCTGGACCGCGAGAGCGCCGCGGCGCTGCGCACCAGCATCACCGAAGTCCAGCTGTCCAAGGGACAGACGCTCTTCCACGAGAACGAGACCGGCGACCGGCTCTACGTCGTGCTCGAAGGCAAGATCAAGCTTTCCCGCACCGCGCCCGACGGCAGGGAAAACCTGCTGAGCGTGCTCGGGCCGAGCGAGATGTTCGGCGAGTTGTCGTTGTTCGACCCGCGGCCGCGCACGGCCACGGCGACGGCGCTGACCGAGGTGCGGCTGGCAGGCCTCGGCCACGACGATCTGCGCCCGTGGCTGACCGGCCGTCCCGAGGTGGCGCTGCACCTGCTGCGCGCGCTCGCGCAGCGGCTGCGCCGCACCAACGACGTGCTGGCCGACCTGGTGTTCACCGATGTGCCAGGACGGGTGGCCAAGCAGCTGCTCGACCTGGCCGAGCGGTTCGGCACCAGGACCGAGGACGGCCTGCGGGTGCACCACGACCTCACCCAGGAGGAGCTGGCCCAGCTCGTGGGCGCCTCCCGGGAGACGGTCAACAAGGCCCTTGCCGACTTCGCCCAGCGCGGCTGGCTGCGCATCGAGGCCAAGGCCGTGGTCATCCTGGACATGGACCGGCTCTACAACCGCTCCAGATAG
- the nth gene encoding endonuclease III — protein MATNPAGRKPETQLALVRRARKMNRILAETYPDAHCELDFRNPLELLVATILSAQCTDKRVNMVTPILFAKYPTAEDYAAADRSDVEEIIRSTGFFRAKTNSIIGMAQAICERHGGEVPGKLKDLVKLPGVGRKTANVVLGNAFGVPGLTVDTHFQRLVRRFGWTEETDPVKIEHVVGELLPKREWTIFSHRVIWHGRRICHARRPACGVCPLTALCPSYGTGPTAAAEAQKLVRPGPFS, from the coding sequence ATGGCGACGAACCCGGCGGGGCGCAAGCCGGAGACCCAGCTGGCACTGGTGCGGCGGGCGCGCAAGATGAACCGCATCCTCGCGGAGACGTACCCGGACGCGCACTGCGAGCTCGACTTCCGCAACCCCCTCGAGCTGCTGGTCGCGACGATCCTCTCCGCGCAGTGCACGGACAAGCGGGTCAACATGGTGACCCCCATCCTCTTCGCGAAATATCCGACGGCCGAGGATTACGCCGCTGCGGACCGGTCCGACGTGGAGGAGATCATCCGCTCGACCGGATTCTTCCGCGCGAAGACCAACAGCATCATCGGCATGGCGCAGGCCATCTGCGAGCGGCACGGCGGCGAGGTGCCGGGCAAGCTGAAGGACCTGGTCAAGCTGCCTGGGGTGGGCCGCAAGACCGCCAATGTGGTGCTGGGCAACGCGTTCGGCGTGCCGGGGCTCACGGTCGACACGCACTTCCAGCGGCTGGTGCGCCGCTTCGGCTGGACCGAGGAGACCGACCCGGTCAAGATCGAGCATGTCGTGGGCGAGTTGCTGCCCAAGCGGGAGTGGACGATCTTCTCGCACCGGGTGATCTGGCACGGCCGCCGCATCTGCCATGCCCGGCGCCCGGCCTGCGGCGTCTGCCCGCTGACCGCCCTCTGCCCCTCGTACGGCACCGGCCCCACCGCGGCCGCCGAGGCCCAGAAGCTCGTCAGACCCGGCCCCTTCTCCTGA
- a CDS encoding NUDIX hydrolase: MTQVPDWLHRLAAQAQQTQVPRYMRPPAGRGRAAAVLMLFGEGPHGPDVLLIQRSTRGRRHAGQPAFPGGGVDPDDGGPIEAALREAEEETGVDPRGVDVLCTLSELYLNHSDNRVTPVIAWWREPSAVHAASPDEVDSVERVPIAELVDPDNRIMLRHPSGMAGPAFRVRGMLVWGFTAMILDSVLREAGLERPWDSSRIEELPPDVVKLAR; encoded by the coding sequence GTGACCCAAGTGCCCGACTGGCTCCACAGACTGGCGGCGCAAGCGCAGCAGACCCAAGTCCCCCGATACATGCGACCCCCCGCCGGGCGCGGGCGGGCCGCGGCGGTGCTGATGTTGTTCGGAGAGGGGCCGCACGGGCCTGACGTGCTGCTCATCCAGCGCAGCACGCGCGGCCGCAGGCACGCGGGCCAGCCCGCCTTCCCCGGCGGCGGCGTGGACCCGGACGACGGCGGCCCGATCGAGGCGGCTCTGCGCGAGGCGGAGGAGGAGACCGGGGTCGACCCGCGCGGGGTCGACGTGTTGTGCACGTTGTCGGAGCTCTACCTCAATCACAGCGACAACCGGGTCACGCCGGTGATCGCATGGTGGCGTGAGCCGTCGGCGGTGCACGCGGCCTCACCCGATGAGGTCGACTCCGTGGAGCGGGTGCCGATCGCCGAGCTGGTCGACCCGGACAACCGGATCATGTTGCGGCACCCCAGCGGCATGGCGGGACCGGCGTTCCGGGTACGGGGCATGCTGGTGTGGGGGTTCACGGCGATGATCCTGGACTCGGTGCTACGCGAGGCGGGGCTCGAAAGGCCGTGGGATTCCTCGCGGATCGAGGAACTGCCTCCTGACGTGGTCAAGCTAGCGCGCTGA
- a CDS encoding HEAT repeat domain-containing protein, which yields MPPAEGTVRDLIDAALRDSDPDGPLRWHVISVLRQRGDLESFIEARRLCASEIVPERLLGVDIMGMLGPFVDRTLPVLRYLAASEDDAMVLYSVLIAFGHLGDPRSLPSVIDLAGHDDARVRYGAAYALQHVLGDPPDPAGLDALRMLADDSDADVAGWASLGVTLRSAR from the coding sequence ATGCCGCCGGCCGAGGGAACAGTGCGCGATCTGATCGACGCAGCTCTACGGGACAGCGATCCCGACGGCCCGCTGCGCTGGCACGTCATCTCCGTGCTGCGTCAGCGCGGCGATCTGGAGTCCTTCATCGAGGCGCGGCGGTTGTGCGCCTCCGAGATCGTGCCCGAGCGGCTGCTCGGGGTGGACATCATGGGGATGTTGGGGCCGTTCGTGGACCGTACGCTGCCGGTGCTGCGTTACCTGGCCGCCAGCGAGGACGACGCCATGGTGCTCTACTCGGTGCTGATCGCGTTCGGCCATCTGGGCGACCCGCGCTCGCTGCCGTCCGTGATCGACCTGGCCGGCCACGACGACGCCAGGGTCAGGTACGGCGCCGCGTACGCGCTGCAACACGTGCTCGGCGACCCGCCGGACCCGGCGGGCCTGGACGCGCTGCGCATGCTGGCCGACGACAGCGATGCCGACGTGGCGGGTTGGGCCTCCCTGGGCGTGACGCTCCGGTCAGCGCGCTAG
- a CDS encoding MarP family serine protease yields the protein MRGDLLDLILIGLMIAFGISGYRQGFIIGVMSFVGFAGGAVLGVFIAPPISKAVVDGDTPQALLAIVIVFLSATIGQFASSTIGAVVRSHVTWEPAKMADAVGGTFASALSVLVFAWLIGSLIISTAFTPLVDQVKNSALLTTVDDAIPQAARNWQQPFKKFIDRSEFPPVFDAIGAGTLIDVPPPDQSVFQGNRLNRARRAIVKVQGNAESCNKHIEGTGFVYAAGRIMTNAHVVAGVTRDLQVIDHNNVRHAATVVRYNPRRDIAVLYVPGLDLPQLTFDGEGSRGDGAIIAGFPKGKGFTAVPARIGGRLDAEGPDIYRENTVTRKVYAIRGEVLPGNSGGPLLTPDGRVYGVIFAAAINEAETGYVLTAEEVAPDASAGRNDTTPASTQECD from the coding sequence GTGCGCGGTGATCTGCTTGACCTCATCTTGATCGGCCTCATGATCGCCTTCGGCATATCGGGATATCGCCAAGGCTTCATCATCGGGGTCATGAGCTTCGTGGGGTTCGCCGGCGGAGCCGTGCTGGGTGTGTTCATCGCGCCGCCCATCTCCAAGGCCGTCGTGGACGGTGACACGCCGCAGGCACTGCTGGCGATCGTGATCGTGTTCCTGTCCGCCACCATCGGCCAGTTCGCCTCCTCGACCATCGGCGCCGTCGTACGCAGCCACGTCACGTGGGAGCCCGCGAAGATGGCCGACGCGGTCGGCGGCACCTTCGCCAGCGCGCTGTCCGTGCTGGTCTTCGCCTGGCTGATCGGCTCGCTGATCATCTCCACGGCCTTCACCCCGCTCGTCGACCAGGTCAAGAACTCCGCGCTGCTCACCACGGTCGACGACGCGATCCCGCAGGCGGCACGCAACTGGCAGCAGCCGTTCAAGAAGTTCATCGACCGCTCGGAGTTCCCGCCCGTCTTCGACGCCATCGGCGCGGGCACGCTGATCGACGTGCCGCCGCCGGACCAGAGCGTGTTCCAGGGCAACCGGCTCAACCGGGCCCGTCGGGCGATCGTCAAGGTGCAGGGCAACGCGGAGAGCTGCAACAAGCACATCGAGGGCACGGGCTTCGTCTACGCCGCCGGCCGGATCATGACCAACGCGCACGTGGTCGCGGGCGTGACCAGGGACCTGCAGGTGATCGACCACAACAACGTCCGGCACGCGGCCACGGTCGTCCGCTACAACCCGCGCCGCGACATCGCCGTGCTCTACGTACCGGGGCTGGACCTGCCGCAGCTCACCTTCGACGGCGAGGGCAGCCGGGGTGACGGCGCGATCATCGCCGGCTTCCCGAAGGGCAAGGGCTTCACCGCCGTACCGGCCAGGATCGGCGGCCGGCTCGACGCCGAAGGGCCCGACATCTACCGGGAGAACACCGTCACCCGCAAGGTGTACGCGATCCGCGGCGAGGTGCTGCCCGGCAACTCGGGCGGCCCTCTGCTCACCCCTGACGGCCGCGTCTACGGCGTGATCTTCGCCGCGGCGATCAACGAGGCCGAGACCGGCTACGTCCTGACGGCCGAGGAGGTCGCCCCGGACGCCTCCGCCGGCCGCAACGACACCACGCCGGCCAGCACGCAGGAGTGCGACTAG
- a CDS encoding DUF309 domain-containing protein — protein MRDRDPEGRPRNARPRDAFGRPLPYGSPGVARVPDDYAPTTEQALADGRRFLSEGLPFNAHEVFEGRWKCAPDEERDLWQGLAQICVGLTHLQRGNGRGAVTLFSRGAAKAQAYGGAYDAVGKAASHLSHDSDADAAIALILEKLPS, from the coding sequence ATGAGAGACCGCGATCCCGAGGGCAGGCCGCGCAACGCCAGACCGCGTGACGCGTTCGGCAGGCCGCTCCCCTACGGCTCGCCCGGCGTGGCCAGGGTTCCCGACGACTACGCGCCCACGACCGAGCAGGCTCTGGCCGACGGCCGCAGGTTCCTGAGCGAAGGGCTGCCGTTCAACGCGCACGAGGTGTTCGAGGGCCGCTGGAAGTGTGCCCCCGACGAGGAGCGCGACCTGTGGCAGGGCCTGGCGCAGATCTGCGTCGGGCTGACGCACCTGCAGCGCGGGAACGGGCGCGGCGCCGTGACGCTCTTCAGCCGCGGCGCGGCCAAGGCGCAGGCGTACGGGGGCGCGTACGACGCGGTGGGCAAGGCCGCCTCTCACCTGAGCCACGACAGCGACGCGGACGCGGCGATCGCCTTGATCCTGGAGAAGCTCCCCAGCTGA